One window from the genome of Pedococcus badiiscoriae encodes:
- a CDS encoding DEAD/DEAH box helicase — MAQRGQRQSGGQRTQRRGRPLDNEGIIPVLARAVREVETDAQRGRVKPAGRVKFQVIALLVREERARVKADPTVTPAEREAQLKRLDGVATILAKTAARDTSLLALLAEDAVVSGAAAGLRRDMLRAAGAEPEPEVVEEADPTATTAPPERRAVPQSVVARQLANPFLAPDFSAVATRRPTTGRLASWELLGPLFRAFEYGGDSSCMDLPEPDHVLRGAGELQLMHHQGQVVAAAAAGHRSFLLADEPGLGKTAQALLAAQAANAYPLLVVVPNVVKANWAHEAELWTPSHPATVIHGNGDTIDGFADIVVVNYEVLDRHVGWLGDLGFRGMVVDEAHFIKNKTSQRSQHVLQLAERIRSRTPNPLLMALTGTPLINDIEDFRAIWQFLGWIEEKKPRHALMAALEETGLTPADSGFYAAARASVIDLGIVRRRKVDVAADIPARRVADLPVELDDDAGRSIRAAEQELARRLVKRYHAALAARTSGVVVEGIDHDLVRRVATWEREEGSKAKSGDNVFTVMRQIGQAKAGLAADYAGQLARSVGKVVFFAKHIDVMDVAEETFARRGVRYASIRGDQSAKVRKANIDAFVNDPDVAIVVCSLTAAGVGINLQVASNVVLAELSWTAAEQTQAIDRVHRIGQDEPVTAWRIIAAQTIDAKIAQLIDSKAGLAARALDGSDDEVGSSADVQLEALVALLVDALSEELGAADGADRVVDEPVVGGSTVTAAGPSGAVAVAAPVPTLDLFSTTELSATQ; from the coding sequence AAGTTCCAGGTCATCGCCCTGCTGGTGCGCGAGGAGCGGGCGCGGGTCAAGGCCGACCCCACCGTCACCCCCGCCGAGCGCGAGGCGCAGCTCAAGCGGCTCGACGGCGTCGCGACGATCCTGGCCAAGACCGCAGCGCGCGACACCTCGCTGCTCGCCCTGCTGGCCGAGGATGCCGTCGTCAGCGGCGCGGCAGCCGGCCTGCGCCGTGACATGTTGCGCGCCGCCGGTGCCGAGCCGGAGCCCGAGGTGGTCGAGGAGGCCGACCCCACAGCCACGACGGCCCCGCCGGAGCGGCGCGCCGTGCCCCAGTCCGTCGTCGCCCGCCAGCTCGCCAACCCCTTCCTCGCCCCCGACTTCAGCGCGGTCGCCACGCGCCGGCCGACCACGGGCCGACTGGCCAGCTGGGAGCTGCTCGGACCCCTCTTCAGGGCCTTCGAGTACGGCGGCGACTCGTCCTGCATGGACCTGCCCGAGCCGGACCACGTCCTGCGCGGGGCCGGTGAGCTCCAGCTGATGCACCACCAGGGGCAGGTCGTCGCTGCCGCCGCGGCCGGCCACCGGAGCTTCCTCCTCGCGGACGAGCCGGGTCTGGGCAAGACCGCGCAGGCGCTGCTCGCCGCCCAGGCCGCGAACGCCTACCCGCTCCTGGTCGTCGTCCCCAACGTGGTCAAGGCCAACTGGGCCCACGAGGCCGAGCTGTGGACCCCGAGTCACCCCGCGACGGTCATCCACGGCAACGGGGACACCATCGACGGCTTCGCCGACATCGTCGTGGTCAACTACGAGGTCCTCGACCGCCACGTCGGGTGGCTCGGTGACCTCGGCTTCCGCGGGATGGTCGTCGACGAGGCGCACTTCATCAAGAACAAGACCTCGCAGCGCTCGCAGCACGTCCTGCAGCTCGCCGAGCGGATCCGCTCGCGCACCCCCAACCCGTTGCTCATGGCGCTCACGGGCACCCCGCTGATCAACGACATCGAGGACTTCCGCGCGATCTGGCAGTTCCTGGGCTGGATCGAGGAGAAGAAGCCCCGCCACGCCCTCATGGCCGCGCTCGAGGAGACCGGCCTGACCCCCGCGGACTCCGGGTTCTACGCGGCGGCCAGGGCGAGCGTCATCGACCTCGGCATCGTCCGTCGCCGCAAGGTCGACGTCGCCGCCGACATCCCCGCCCGGCGTGTGGCGGACCTGCCCGTCGAGCTCGACGACGACGCCGGCCGGTCCATCCGGGCCGCGGAGCAGGAGCTGGCGCGGCGCCTGGTCAAGCGGTACCACGCGGCGCTCGCTGCCCGCACGTCCGGAGTCGTCGTCGAAGGGATCGACCACGACCTGGTGCGCCGGGTCGCGACCTGGGAGCGCGAGGAGGGGAGCAAGGCCAAGTCCGGCGACAACGTGTTCACCGTCATGCGGCAGATCGGCCAGGCCAAGGCCGGACTGGCCGCCGACTACGCCGGACAGCTGGCGCGCAGCGTCGGCAAGGTCGTGTTCTTCGCCAAGCACATCGACGTCATGGACGTCGCGGAGGAGACCTTCGCCAGGCGCGGTGTCAGGTACGCCTCGATCCGCGGCGACCAGAGCGCCAAGGTGCGCAAGGCGAACATCGACGCCTTCGTCAACGACCCCGACGTCGCGATCGTCGTCTGCTCGTTGACCGCCGCCGGCGTCGGCATCAACCTGCAGGTCGCCTCGAACGTCGTGCTGGCCGAGCTGTCCTGGACGGCGGCGGAGCAGACCCAGGCGATCGACCGCGTCCACCGCATCGGCCAGGACGAGCCGGTCACGGCCTGGCGCATCATCGCCGCCCAGACCATCGATGCCAAGATCGCCCAGCTCATCGACAGCAAGGCCGGGCTGGCTGCCCGGGCCCTCGACGGTTCCGACGACGAGGTGGGCTCGTCGGCGGACGTGCAGCTCGAGGCTCTCGTGGCACTGCTCGTCGACGCCCTCAGCGAGGAGCTCGGAGCCGCCGACGGTGCGGACCGTGTGGTCGACGAACCTGTCGTGGGCGGTTCCACCGTCACGGCCGCTGGGCCGTCCGGCGCTGTGGCCGTGGCTGCGCCCGTCCCGACGCTCGACCTCTTCTCCACGACGGAGCTGTCGGCCACTCAGTAG